In one window of Pelosinus sp. IPA-1 DNA:
- a CDS encoding glycosyl hydrolase family 18 protein, whose product MTILRYSKTLTSIVLLLFVIMVIGISGGCSNKPAPKPLPDTPGTAENPEGKIAMPPRMVLGYYENPWPGTPDKTGSFPSMKSFAKSMTGVGPFWYKATKNGALEAKDSQLVYDTAKSLGLAMYPLITNKTGSNEQVLGDPAIRTIVTDNIVKLVQEKQYDGVNIDFELLPPAQRDNLTKFMAELYPKMKAINKTVIISVFPQVDVAEDVSGAYNYPELAKSADFLQIMTYDNHWSTSKPGPIAPIDWYEKNIKYAIDNCGGPQKVIIGLGFYGYDWVGKEGETITYVDAIVRAEQNGAKIEYDEALQAPHYKYKDHEVWFENDKSISAKLDVVAKYNPAGIALWRLGQEQPEVWPLIDKKFPK is encoded by the coding sequence GTGACTATATTGCGCTATTCAAAAACTTTAACTAGTATTGTGTTGTTACTTTTTGTGATTATGGTAATTGGAATTTCAGGTGGTTGTAGTAATAAACCAGCGCCAAAACCTTTACCAGATACACCGGGAACAGCAGAAAATCCAGAAGGAAAAATTGCTATGCCGCCCCGTATGGTACTCGGGTACTATGAAAATCCTTGGCCTGGTACACCTGATAAGACAGGATCATTTCCTAGTATGAAATCCTTTGCCAAAAGCATGACCGGAGTTGGTCCCTTTTGGTATAAAGCCACTAAGAATGGGGCTTTAGAAGCGAAAGATAGCCAACTTGTTTATGATACTGCTAAGAGCTTAGGTCTGGCAATGTATCCGTTGATTACAAATAAAACTGGATCAAATGAACAAGTGCTAGGCGATCCAGCAATTCGTACGATAGTAACGGATAATATTGTAAAACTAGTACAAGAAAAACAATACGATGGTGTGAATATTGATTTTGAATTACTACCACCAGCACAAAGAGATAATTTAACAAAGTTTATGGCAGAATTATATCCCAAAATGAAGGCGATTAATAAGACTGTGATTATATCTGTATTTCCTCAGGTTGATGTAGCGGAAGATGTCTCAGGGGCTTATAATTATCCAGAGCTAGCAAAGAGTGCAGATTTTTTACAAATCATGACCTATGATAATCATTGGTCAACATCCAAACCAGGTCCCATTGCACCAATTGACTGGTATGAAAAAAATATTAAATACGCCATTGATAATTGTGGCGGGCCTCAAAAGGTCATAATTGGCCTAGGTTTTTATGGTTACGATTGGGTTGGCAAGGAAGGAGAGACAATTACCTATGTAGATGCGATTGTACGGGCGGAACAAAATGGAGCTAAGATTGAGTATGATGAGGCATTACAAGCACCCCACTATAAGTACAAAGATCATGAAGTTTGGTTTGAAAATGATAAAAGTATATCGGCTAAGTTAGATGTTGTTGCAAAGTACAACCCAGCTGGGATTGCATTATGGCGTTTAGGGCAAGAACAACCAGAAGTATGGCCTTTAATTGATAAAAAGTTTCCCAAGTAA
- a CDS encoding ShlB/FhaC/HecB family hemolysin secretion/activation protein, translated as MRNNWLITKVITLVVVIFLSISICEVGFATERLDKFDISNPWQSLSNPQISKVEMYQMPQVREIKESNIKINIRQLRIIGQGIYSEPALVALVQDTVGREVTLSEIQNIAGEITQYYRRQGYLVARAYLPAQEIKDGVIDIRVLLGHYGKIVLHNQVGIAQETVQNMISGIKSGDTIEKKKLDRSILLLSDIPGIKVKAVLSPGELVGTSDLNVTVDNDSLITGSVSINNYGSPYIGRNQISLGFNLNHPTGQGDVLSVNTMMPGHGLRNTDIAYQIPIEGSGLKMGVGYSKMHYDLGEEFASLLADGQVKTGNLFISYPFVRSYRSNVYGQISYQKKEIQDRIGAIQSVTEKDERDIVIGVSGDNWDSIGYGGMTNYSLTYSTGSLNIQSLDAKAIDDLTARTNGKYGKYNLKIVRQQGLRDNLSLYLSLSSQLATNNLDSSEKMSLGGAYGVRAYPQGEAMGDEGYLFTAEVRHALPVRNIPGSLQIASFFDTGSILVNKKPWLATANRRTLSGAGIGLIWNKDREFYIRMDYAWKLRGEKSTAQADEPSRLWLQGIQYF; from the coding sequence TTGAGAAATAATTGGCTAATAACGAAAGTAATAACTTTGGTAGTAGTGATCTTTTTGTCAATATCAATTTGTGAAGTAGGGTTTGCAACTGAGCGGCTTGATAAATTTGATATAAGTAACCCTTGGCAGAGCTTATCCAATCCACAGATTTCTAAGGTGGAAATGTACCAGATGCCTCAGGTTAGGGAGATTAAGGAATCTAATATTAAGATTAATATAAGGCAATTACGTATTATTGGTCAGGGGATTTATAGTGAGCCTGCCTTAGTAGCCTTAGTTCAAGATACAGTTGGTCGAGAAGTTACTTTAAGTGAAATACAAAATATAGCCGGGGAAATAACTCAGTACTATCGTAGGCAGGGTTACTTAGTGGCGAGAGCTTATTTACCTGCTCAGGAAATTAAAGATGGCGTAATTGATATAAGAGTTCTTTTGGGGCACTACGGTAAAATTGTACTACATAACCAAGTTGGGATAGCACAAGAGACTGTCCAAAATATGATAAGTGGGATTAAAAGTGGCGACACAATAGAAAAAAAGAAGCTTGATCGCAGCATTTTGTTGTTAAGTGATATTCCAGGGATAAAGGTAAAAGCCGTATTAAGTCCAGGGGAGCTTGTTGGCACTTCGGACTTAAATGTTACCGTGGATAATGATAGCCTGATAACAGGCAGTGTCAGTATTAATAATTATGGTAGCCCTTACATAGGTAGAAATCAGATTAGTTTGGGGTTTAATTTAAATCATCCCACTGGTCAGGGAGATGTTCTTTCAGTTAACACAATGATGCCGGGCCATGGGTTAAGGAATACTGATATAGCCTATCAAATACCTATTGAGGGTTCAGGACTTAAAATGGGGGTAGGATACTCAAAAATGCATTATGATCTTGGTGAAGAATTCGCAAGCTTACTTGCAGATGGTCAAGTTAAAACAGGAAATTTATTCATTAGCTATCCTTTTGTACGTTCTTATCGTTCTAATGTATATGGTCAGATAAGCTATCAAAAAAAGGAGATACAAGATCGTATTGGTGCTATCCAGAGTGTGACAGAAAAAGATGAAAGGGATATAGTCATTGGAGTAAGTGGTGATAATTGGGATAGCATTGGTTATGGTGGGATGACGAATTATTCTCTTACCTATTCTACAGGTTCTTTGAATATTCAAAGTTTAGATGCGAAAGCAATCGATGATTTGACTGCTCGAACTAATGGTAAATATGGTAAATATAATTTGAAAATAGTACGTCAGCAAGGGTTGAGGGATAACTTGTCACTGTATCTATCCTTATCTAGTCAGCTTGCTACTAACAATTTGGATTCCTCGGAGAAAATGTCTCTGGGAGGAGCATATGGGGTACGTGCTTATCCGCAAGGGGAAGCCATGGGTGATGAAGGATACTTGTTTACTGCGGAAGTGAGACATGCTTTACCAGTTAGAAATATACCAGGAAGTTTGCAAATAGCGTCCTTTTTTGACACCGGTAGTATTTTGGTGAATAAGAAACCATGGTTAGCTACAGCTAATCGGCGAACTTTATCAGGAGCGGGCATTGGACTAATTTGGAATAAGGACAGGGAGTTTTATATACGGATGGATTATGCATGGAAGCTGAGGGGCGAAAAATCCACAGCACAAGCAGATGAGCCTAGCCGTTTATGGCTACAAGGGATACAATACTTTTGA